Proteins from a genomic interval of Trifolium pratense cultivar HEN17-A07 linkage group LG6, ARS_RC_1.1, whole genome shotgun sequence:
- the LOC123891835 gene encoding SH3 domain-containing protein C23A1.17-like, which translates to MSKKKEMEDLENNNGDFVSNEEGRTITVKYDFHNGGRPSVPARVAPMAALHMSPEYVEGYTYSRPAAPYATPPYPYPQTGAPYAVSPYPYSQTDAPPYPYPRIVVPLYPYPRIAVPLYPYPQTGAPYAAPPYPYPQAGAPYAASPSSIPPN; encoded by the exons ATGAGTAAGAAGAAAGAAATGGAGGATTTGGAAAACAACAATGGTGACTTTGTTTCCAATGAAGAA GGAAGAACTATTACTGTAAAATATGATTTCCACAATGGTGGTCGTCCGTCTGTTCCTGCAAGAGTAGCTCCAATGGCAGCCTTACATATGTCTCCAGAATATGTTGAGGGTTACACATACTCCCGACCTGCTGCACCATATGCTACACCTCCTTATCCATACCCCCAAACAGGTGCACCATATGCCGTGTCTCCGTATCCATACTCCCAAACTGATGCACCACCTTATCCATACCCCCGAATTGTTGTGCCTCTTTATCCATACCCCCGAATTGCTGTGCCTCTTTATCCATACCCCCAAACAGGTGCACCATATGCCGCACCACCTTATCCATACCCCCAAGCAGGTGCACCATATGCTGCGTCTCCTAGTTCCATACCCCCAAACTGA